A genome region from Micromonospora peucetia includes the following:
- a CDS encoding DEAD/DEAH box helicase, with the protein MSSPAERYVAARRRAAQASQFPALDEFALDLGFDLDDFQREACQALERGSGVLVCAPTGAGKTAVGEFAVHLALRGSPAAGDAAVPATGGEAAPPRRRKCFYTTPIKALSNQKYHDLVDRYGAEQVGLLTGDNAINGDAPVVVMTTEVLRNMLYAGSSTLEGLAYVVMDEVHYLADRFRGGVWEEVIIHLPASVTLVSLSATVSNAEEFADWLVTVRGETAVVVSEHRPVPLWQHMLVGKRMFDLFHDADAARKHDVHPELLRYTRDTMRRMELGEGRSAGPGGGRRGPRWRGPMRPDIVDRLDREGLLPAILFIFSRAGCAAAVQQCLAAGLRLTSPEERAEIRRVVESRVTAIPGEDLTVLGYWEWLDGLERGLAAHHAGMLPVFKEVVEELFVRGLVKAVFATETLALGINMPARCVVLERLVKYNGEAHVDLTPGEYTQLTGRAGRRGIDVEGHAVVVWSPETDPRHVAGLASTRTYPLRSSFRPSYNMAVNLVGTVGAEPARALLESSFAQFQADRSVVGLARQVQRNTETIEAYGAEAACHHGDFDEYFALRVAIADRERAIARQGQSQRKAAAVESLERLRVGDVIRVPSGRRAGLAVVLDPATGGFGEPRPLVLTQDRWAGRVSPGDFNTPAEVLARIRVPKHFNHRSPAARRDLAAEVSGTGLDRHGGRRGGRSRQAAGEDHRLSQFRTELRRHPCHACPDREEHARWAERRRRLEKDTEELRQRVTGRTGSLARTFDLIVALLTARGYLAPDGAVTDAGRMLGRIWTEADLLVAECLRRGVWDGLSPAELASAVSVVVFEARRDVDERASLPRGPVAEAVDETLELWSEIEADEAARGLAVTREPDLGFAWPIYRWARGEALAKVLGSGHEIDGEMPAGDFVRWARQVVDLLGQLADSGGASAELRSTARQAMGAVNRGVLAYHAPA; encoded by the coding sequence ATGTCGAGCCCCGCCGAGCGGTACGTCGCGGCGCGCCGCCGGGCCGCGCAGGCCTCACAGTTCCCGGCGCTGGACGAGTTCGCCCTTGATCTGGGGTTCGATCTCGACGACTTCCAGCGGGAGGCGTGTCAGGCGCTGGAACGGGGCAGCGGCGTGCTGGTGTGCGCCCCGACCGGCGCCGGCAAGACCGCGGTCGGCGAGTTCGCCGTGCACCTGGCGCTGCGGGGCAGCCCGGCGGCCGGCGACGCGGCGGTGCCCGCGACCGGCGGCGAAGCCGCCCCGCCCCGGCGGCGCAAGTGCTTCTACACCACCCCGATCAAGGCCCTTTCCAACCAGAAGTACCACGACCTGGTCGACCGCTACGGCGCCGAGCAGGTCGGGTTGCTCACCGGCGACAACGCCATCAACGGCGACGCCCCCGTGGTGGTGATGACCACCGAGGTGCTGCGCAACATGCTCTACGCCGGCTCGAGCACCCTCGAGGGCCTGGCGTACGTGGTGATGGACGAGGTGCACTACCTCGCCGACCGGTTCCGTGGCGGGGTGTGGGAAGAGGTGATCATCCACCTGCCCGCCTCGGTCACCCTGGTCTCCCTGTCAGCCACCGTCTCCAACGCCGAGGAGTTCGCCGACTGGCTGGTCACCGTGCGCGGCGAGACGGCCGTGGTGGTCAGCGAGCACCGCCCGGTGCCGCTGTGGCAGCACATGCTGGTCGGCAAGCGGATGTTCGACCTGTTCCACGACGCCGACGCCGCCCGCAAGCACGACGTGCACCCCGAGCTGCTGCGCTACACCCGCGACACGATGCGCCGGATGGAACTCGGCGAGGGCCGCAGCGCCGGCCCCGGCGGCGGCCGGCGTGGGCCACGCTGGCGCGGCCCGATGCGCCCCGACATCGTCGACCGGCTCGACCGGGAGGGGCTGCTGCCGGCGATCCTGTTCATCTTCAGCCGTGCCGGCTGCGCCGCCGCCGTGCAGCAGTGCCTCGCCGCGGGACTGCGGCTCACCTCCCCCGAGGAGCGGGCGGAGATCCGCCGCGTCGTCGAGTCGCGGGTCACCGCCATCCCCGGCGAGGACCTGACCGTCCTCGGCTACTGGGAGTGGCTCGACGGCCTGGAGCGTGGCCTGGCCGCCCATCACGCCGGCATGCTGCCGGTGTTCAAGGAGGTCGTCGAGGAACTCTTCGTCCGGGGCCTGGTCAAGGCGGTCTTCGCCACCGAGACGCTCGCCCTGGGCATCAACATGCCGGCCCGCTGCGTCGTGCTGGAGCGCCTGGTGAAATACAACGGCGAGGCGCACGTCGACCTGACGCCGGGGGAGTACACCCAGCTCACCGGCCGCGCCGGCCGACGCGGCATCGACGTCGAGGGGCACGCCGTCGTCGTCTGGTCACCGGAGACGGACCCTCGGCACGTGGCCGGGCTCGCCTCCACCCGCACCTACCCGCTGCGGTCCAGCTTCCGGCCGTCGTACAACATGGCGGTCAACCTGGTCGGCACGGTCGGCGCCGAGCCGGCCCGGGCGCTGCTGGAGTCCTCGTTCGCCCAGTTCCAGGCGGACCGGTCGGTGGTCGGCCTGGCCCGCCAGGTCCAGCGCAACACCGAGACCATCGAGGCGTACGGCGCGGAGGCGGCCTGCCACCACGGCGACTTCGACGAGTACTTCGCGCTGCGGGTGGCGATCGCCGACCGGGAGCGGGCCATCGCCCGACAGGGGCAGAGCCAGCGCAAGGCCGCTGCGGTGGAGTCGCTGGAGCGGCTGCGGGTCGGCGACGTGATCCGGGTGCCGTCGGGCCGTCGGGCCGGCCTGGCCGTCGTGCTCGACCCGGCCACCGGCGGCTTCGGTGAGCCGCGACCGCTGGTGCTCACCCAGGACCGTTGGGCGGGACGGGTCAGCCCGGGGGACTTCAACACCCCCGCCGAGGTGCTGGCGCGCATCCGGGTGCCGAAGCACTTCAACCACCGCTCGCCGGCGGCCCGGCGCGACCTGGCCGCCGAGGTCAGCGGCACCGGGCTGGACCGGCACGGCGGTCGCCGGGGCGGCCGGTCCCGGCAGGCGGCCGGCGAGGACCACCGGCTCAGCCAGTTCCGCACCGAGCTGCGCCGGCATCCCTGCCACGCCTGCCCGGACCGCGAGGAGCACGCCCGCTGGGCGGAGCGGCGCCGCCGCCTGGAGAAGGACACCGAGGAACTACGGCAGCGGGTGACCGGCCGGACCGGCTCGCTGGCCCGCACCTTCGACCTGATCGTCGCGTTGCTCACGGCCCGGGGCTACCTCGCGCCCGACGGCGCGGTGACCGACGCGGGCCGGATGCTCGGCCGGATCTGGACCGAGGCGGACCTGCTGGTCGCCGAGTGCCTCCGGCGCGGGGTGTGGGACGGGCTCTCCCCGGCCGAACTGGCCTCGGCGGTCTCCGTGGTGGTCTTCGAGGCCCGCCGTGACGTCGACGAGCGGGCGTCGCTGCCGCGCGGCCCGGTGGCCGAGGCGGTCGACGAGACGCTCGAGCTGTGGAGCGAGATCGAGGCCGACGAGGCGGCCCGTGGCCTCGCCGTCACCCGTGAGCCTGACCTCGGCTTCGCCTGGCCGATCTACCGGTGGGCGCGGGGCGAGGCGCTGGCGAAGGTGCTCGGCAGCGGCCACGAGATCGACGGCGAGATGCCGGCCGGCGACTTCGTCCGGTGGGCCCGGCAGGTGGTCGACCTGCTCGGTCAACTCGCCGACTCCGGCGGCGCCTCGGCCGAGCTCCGGTCCACCGCCCGGCAGGCGATGGGCGCCGTGAACCGGGGTGTGCTGGCCTACCACGCACCGGCCTGA
- a CDS encoding HAD family hydrolase gives MPEHAEPPHVPRGADDAVRPGPSRRPVEAVLLDFHGTLAQVEEPREWVLAAAASCGVTLERMRATSLADRLLTAGRAGGPPPTRVPPRLSELYADRDLYPHAHRGAYTGLAETVDAGIEGFAEALYERLLVPEGWVPYPDTAPTLAALRDGGVRVGVVSNIGFDIRPHFEAWGLAGLVDAFVLSYEVGRCKPDPGIFLRACGMLGVDPERALMVGDTPADAGAVAAGCAVLVLPAAEAGRANGLGAVLDLAGVDQQR, from the coding sequence GTGCCGGAGCATGCCGAACCGCCCCACGTCCCGCGCGGCGCCGACGACGCCGTCCGCCCGGGTCCGTCCCGCCGGCCGGTGGAGGCGGTCCTGCTCGACTTCCACGGCACCCTGGCCCAGGTGGAGGAGCCCCGCGAGTGGGTGCTCGCCGCCGCGGCCTCCTGCGGGGTGACCCTGGAGCGGATGCGGGCCACCTCGCTGGCCGACCGGCTGCTGACCGCCGGCCGGGCGGGCGGGCCGCCACCGACCCGGGTGCCGCCCCGGCTGAGCGAGCTGTACGCCGACCGGGATCTCTACCCGCACGCCCACCGGGGCGCCTACACGGGGCTCGCCGAGACGGTGGACGCGGGCATCGAGGGCTTCGCCGAGGCGCTCTACGAGCGGCTCCTGGTGCCCGAGGGCTGGGTGCCGTACCCGGACACCGCCCCGACCCTGGCCGCGCTGCGCGACGGTGGCGTCCGGGTGGGCGTGGTCAGCAACATCGGCTTCGACATCCGGCCGCACTTCGAGGCGTGGGGGCTGGCCGGGCTGGTCGACGCGTTCGTGCTGTCGTACGAGGTGGGGCGCTGCAAGCCGGACCCGGGGATCTTCCTGCGCGCCTGCGGGATGCTCGGCGTCGACCCGGAGCGGGCGCTGATGGTGGGCGACACCCCGGCCGACGCGGGGGCCGTCGCGGCCGGGTGCGCGGTGCTGGTGCTGCCGGC